From Halorubrum salinarum, the proteins below share one genomic window:
- a CDS encoding cytochrome b family protein gives MTDDTTPMTDGGTDDEARTDGGPPATVPPDDETPTWSERKERSQGLAQLTYQYFERSRREDEDLRAESTYVERDVLGFPTWPHETIRNLAITSFFLGVILLVASILPSHFGDPANPGSTPAIILPDWYLYWSFGLLKLSPINPELAVLGGNIVMSNELYGLVAHGAIFGVITLVPFLNKGNARRPVEEPGWAALGVTGVILAITLAVLAIQNFFSVPLELLFSLVFMLPIAGGVITYAVLKTMREGYMYDLNRRYYMLRPPK, from the coding sequence ATGACCGACGACACCACCCCCATGACGGACGGAGGCACCGACGACGAGGCGCGGACCGACGGCGGGCCGCCGGCGACGGTCCCGCCGGACGACGAGACGCCGACCTGGTCCGAGCGGAAGGAGCGCAGCCAGGGGCTCGCCCAGCTCACCTACCAGTACTTCGAGCGCTCCCGGCGCGAGGACGAGGACCTGCGCGCGGAGTCGACGTACGTCGAGCGCGACGTGCTCGGCTTCCCGACGTGGCCCCACGAGACGATCCGCAACCTCGCTATCACCTCGTTCTTCCTCGGGGTCATCCTGCTCGTGGCCTCGATCCTCCCCTCGCACTTCGGGGACCCGGCGAACCCCGGGTCGACGCCGGCGATCATCCTGCCCGACTGGTACCTCTACTGGTCGTTCGGCCTGCTGAAGCTCAGCCCGATCAACCCCGAGCTCGCCGTGCTGGGCGGGAACATCGTCATGTCCAACGAGCTGTACGGGCTCGTGGCCCACGGCGCCATCTTCGGCGTCATCACGCTCGTCCCCTTCCTCAACAAGGGGAACGCGCGGCGCCCCGTCGAGGAGCCCGGCTGGGCCGCGCTCGGCGTGACCGGGGTCATCCTGGCGATCACGCTGGCGGTGCTGGCCATCCAGAACTTCTTCTCGGTCCCGCTCGAGCTGCTGTTCTCGCTCGTGTTCATGTTGCCGATAGCGGGCGGCGTCATCACCTACGCGGTGCTGAAGACGATGCGCGAGGGGTACATGTACGACCTCAACCGCCGGTACTACATGCTGCGCCCGCCGAAGTAA
- a CDS encoding cytochrome b — MSLKKQDDMDHNAWLKSQDLTAIETAFLTTLIWLDKRLRIVDYLELLETMYYRANLQMPKSHTEQYDLDNKFWYWYPLYSLGSLSIIAYLLAAVSGAMLGFYYAPSTAGAAAQGDPTAAYDSMVMIMQDVQFGFMLRSIHRWAAQFMVAAVFLHMLRVYFTGAYKEPREVNWILGVVLIALTLLFGFSGYVLPWKQLSFWAAQIGVELALATPIVGEWAAQLLFGGFTLGQATLVRMYILHVFVLPFVVTALIAIHVGIVWVQGIAEPH, encoded by the coding sequence ATGAGTCTGAAAAAACAAGACGACATGGACCACAACGCGTGGCTCAAGAGTCAGGACCTCACCGCCATCGAGACGGCGTTCCTGACCACGCTCATCTGGCTGGACAAGCGGCTCCGCATCGTCGACTACCTCGAGCTGCTGGAGACGATGTACTACCGCGCGAACCTCCAGATGCCGAAGAGCCACACGGAACAGTACGACCTCGACAACAAGTTCTGGTACTGGTACCCGCTGTACTCGCTCGGGTCTCTCTCTATCATCGCGTACCTGCTCGCGGCGGTGTCCGGCGCCATGCTCGGGTTCTACTACGCGCCGTCGACCGCGGGGGCGGCGGCGCAGGGCGACCCGACCGCCGCGTACGACTCGATGGTGATGATCATGCAGGACGTCCAGTTCGGCTTCATGCTCCGGTCGATCCACCGCTGGGCGGCGCAGTTCATGGTGGCGGCGGTGTTCCTCCACATGCTGCGCGTCTACTTTACCGGCGCGTACAAGGAGCCGCGCGAGGTCAACTGGATCCTCGGCGTCGTGCTCATCGCCCTGACGCTGCTGTTCGGGTTCTCCGGGTACGTCCTCCCGTGGAAGCAGCTGTCCTTCTGGGCGGCGCAGATCGGCGTCGAACTGGCGCTCGCGACCCCCATCGTGGGCGAGTGGGCGGCCCAGTTGCTGTTCGGCGGGTTCACCCTCGGACAGGCGACGCTCGTGAGAATGTACATCCTGCACGTGTTCGTGCTGCCGTTCGTGGTCACCGCGCTCATCGCGATCCACGTCGGCATCGTCTGGGTGCAGGGCATCGCGGAGCCGCACTAA
- a CDS encoding DUF7318 family protein — protein sequence MSSGNSSYGDIHRYEPARESTAAAIAIVLLTVIEVVFVSLFTYGLMSAWASTEAGNMYVGALLAFIFIDLAFILLLYRKEFLPDVMIVKKRRRKWEDLYVREEDKDGKGIDTGGLAETLKRAVYPYYKK from the coding sequence ATGAGCTCCGGCAACTCCTCGTACGGGGACATCCACCGGTACGAGCCGGCCCGCGAGAGCACCGCCGCCGCGATCGCGATCGTCCTCCTCACCGTCATCGAGGTCGTCTTCGTCTCGCTTTTCACCTACGGGCTGATGTCCGCGTGGGCGTCGACGGAGGCGGGGAACATGTACGTCGGCGCGCTCCTGGCCTTCATCTTTATTGATCTCGCGTTCATCCTCCTCCTGTACCGGAAAGAGTTCCTTCCGGACGTGATGATCGTGAAGAAGCGCCGCCGTAAGTGGGAGGACCTGTACGTCCGCGAGGAGGACAAAGACGGCAAGGGAATTGACACCGGCGGGCTCGCGGAGACGCTGAAACGCGCGGTGTACCCGTACTACAAGAAGTGA
- a CDS encoding halocyanin domain-containing protein produces the protein MKRRDFVRTAGGATAAVAASAGATGTVAAQEVQPDWPSGASSGNVGSYTDARGQDSVTISVGAGSNGLAFDPTLVWVDEGTTITWEWTGAGGDHNVQTVDDGGPASLDSGDPVGEEGYTYEYETSSEDAGITHYHCVPHTAVGMHGGIAVGEDVATVETGGANTGWPEDIAKVGVPLHAHWVGISAMLGIGMTFVFTFYMLKYGESAHTGHGGAR, from the coding sequence ATGAAAAGGCGGGACTTCGTGCGGACGGCCGGCGGCGCGACCGCCGCCGTCGCGGCCTCCGCCGGGGCGACCGGAACGGTGGCTGCACAGGAGGTACAGCCCGACTGGCCGAGCGGCGCGTCGAGCGGCAACGTCGGGTCGTACACCGACGCCCGCGGCCAGGACTCGGTGACCATCTCGGTCGGCGCCGGCAGCAACGGCCTCGCGTTCGACCCGACCCTCGTCTGGGTCGACGAGGGGACGACGATCACCTGGGAGTGGACGGGCGCGGGCGGCGACCACAACGTCCAGACCGTCGACGACGGCGGCCCGGCCAGCCTCGACAGCGGAGACCCCGTCGGCGAGGAGGGGTACACCTACGAGTACGAGACGTCGAGCGAGGACGCCGGCATCACCCATTACCACTGCGTCCCCCACACCGCGGTCGGCATGCACGGCGGCATCGCCGTCGGCGAGGACGTCGCCACCGTCGAGACCGGCGGGGCGAACACCGGGTGGCCGGAGGACATCGCCAAGGTCGGCGTCCCCCTCCACGCCCACTGGGTCGGCATCTCCGCGATGCTCGGCATCGGGATGACGTTCGTGTTCACGTTCTACATGCTCAAGTACGGCGAGTCGGCCCACACCGGCCACGGGGGTGCGAGATGA
- a CDS encoding DUF7319 domain-containing protein, with amino-acid sequence MEDTSTRSESESPPEESADPAPDGPDDPGPTGEDGGSSTADEGTRDDEADIEALRERVESEYDFDDFGPSDMARMSAEEWDAAFDPDTWITGDRLLDRVDAELKSRIATRDVFGVLERVREDGEERILVYSDEGYAIIRPTGEVRGEGTVLRDIEPVVALAAMDSYEVPEPPEDWSLPHPDSVPEGSGEFGNLVVQVVAAIQVLAGAALLVASAVADLGTIVAPVMGIVFLLVGVFLFAMVANARLSDRFRSEEYRERLRALREAKERPEFVPVEDGVVTDRDAAATDRDRDE; translated from the coding sequence ATGGAGGACACCTCGACGCGGTCGGAGTCGGAGTCGCCGCCGGAGGAGTCGGCCGATCCGGCTCCCGACGGTCCGGACGACCCCGGACCGACGGGCGAGGACGGAGGGAGCTCGACGGCCGACGAGGGGACCCGAGACGACGAGGCCGACATCGAGGCCCTCCGCGAGCGCGTCGAGTCGGAGTACGACTTCGACGACTTCGGCCCGTCCGACATGGCCCGGATGAGCGCCGAGGAGTGGGACGCCGCGTTCGACCCCGACACGTGGATCACCGGCGACCGACTCTTAGACCGCGTCGACGCCGAGCTGAAGTCCCGGATCGCGACCCGGGACGTGTTCGGGGTCTTGGAGCGCGTCCGCGAGGACGGCGAGGAACGCATCCTCGTCTACTCCGACGAGGGGTACGCGATCATCCGCCCCACGGGCGAGGTCCGCGGCGAGGGGACGGTGCTCCGGGACATCGAGCCCGTCGTCGCGCTCGCGGCGATGGACTCGTACGAGGTGCCCGAGCCGCCGGAGGACTGGTCGCTCCCGCACCCCGACAGCGTCCCCGAGGGCTCCGGCGAGTTCGGCAACCTCGTGGTACAGGTCGTCGCCGCGATCCAGGTGCTCGCCGGCGCGGCGCTCCTCGTCGCGAGCGCCGTGGCCGACCTCGGAACTATCGTCGCTCCGGTGATGGGGATCGTCTTCCTGCTGGTGGGCGTCTTCCTCTTCGCGATGGTGGCGAACGCGCGGCTCTCCGACCGGTTCCGTTCGGAGGAGTACCGGGAGCGGCTCCGGGCGCTCCGCGAGGCGAAGGAGCGGCCCGAGTTCGTGCCCGTCGAGGACGGCGTCGTGACCGACCGCGACGCCGCCGCGACCGACCGCGACCGAGACGAGTAA
- a CDS encoding DUF7321 family protein — MVDESVIAALAGVSVTTSLPFLLYGAWIMIDAETVSWNVLMRHLRYILVGLVLTTVPIVTWMIPRVLDQVSGMAILHAFFGVQAYALLAFALTGIVRIFQAKRNADAYEDPSVDIDELHEDMGHWRKRLRAGVAGFMLLWLCAWVTGLYRLVTLHFGSAF, encoded by the coding sequence ATGGTCGACGAGTCGGTCATCGCGGCGCTCGCCGGGGTGTCCGTGACGACGAGCCTCCCGTTCCTCCTGTACGGGGCCTGGATCATGATCGACGCGGAAACGGTGTCGTGGAACGTGCTGATGCGGCACCTCCGGTACATCCTCGTCGGGCTGGTGCTCACGACGGTCCCCATCGTCACTTGGATGATCCCGCGCGTCCTCGACCAGGTGAGCGGGATGGCGATCCTCCACGCGTTCTTCGGCGTTCAGGCGTACGCCCTGCTGGCGTTCGCGCTCACCGGCATCGTGCGGATCTTCCAGGCGAAGCGGAACGCGGACGCCTACGAGGACCCCAGCGTGGACATCGACGAGCTCCACGAGGACATGGGCCACTGGCGGAAACGCCTCAGGGCGGGGGTCGCGGGGTTCATGCTGCTGTGGCTGTGCGCGTGGGTGACCGGGCTCTACCGGCTGGTCACGCTCCACTTCGGGTCGGCGTTTTAG
- a CDS encoding HAD family hydrolase, whose translation MAVTFDLFGTLVDVEYPSDPAEAVARELESRDVTVPDDWHVAYGEQHVEAPAGAEVPLPAHVARALDSRGVDAPQNIARHAVIAAFDPDVTRRDDALDAVRGAAERGPVGLLSNCAVPELVPRTLIRAGLRGEFDAVTTSVGCGWRKPHPSAFEAAAEALGTTTTGLVHVGDDAETDGGIVAAGGRFVDVTETPLSEVVGELEAEP comes from the coding sequence GTGGCAGTCACCTTCGACCTCTTCGGGACCCTCGTCGACGTCGAGTACCCGTCAGACCCGGCGGAAGCGGTCGCGCGCGAACTGGAGTCCCGCGACGTGACGGTCCCCGACGACTGGCACGTCGCGTACGGCGAACAGCACGTCGAGGCGCCGGCCGGCGCGGAGGTCCCCCTCCCCGCGCACGTCGCCCGCGCGCTCGACTCGCGGGGCGTCGACGCGCCCCAAAACATCGCCAGGCACGCCGTGATCGCGGCGTTCGACCCCGACGTGACCCGGCGCGACGACGCGCTTGACGCCGTCCGGGGCGCCGCCGAGCGCGGCCCGGTCGGCCTCCTCTCGAACTGCGCGGTCCCCGAGCTCGTCCCGCGGACGCTGATCCGCGCGGGGCTCCGCGGCGAGTTCGACGCGGTCACGACGAGCGTCGGCTGCGGCTGGCGGAAGCCCCATCCCTCCGCGTTCGAGGCCGCGGCCGAGGCGCTCGGGACCACCACCACCGGGCTCGTCCACGTCGGCGACGACGCCGAGACCGACGGCGGCATCGTCGCCGCGGGCGGCCGCTTCGTCGACGTGACGGAGACGCCGCTGTCCGAGGTCGTCGGCGAACTCGAGGCCGAGCCGTAG
- a CDS encoding MBL fold metallo-hydrolase, whose amino-acid sequence MAADDPGDAERPRDPAVTRVEVPVDTRAPGGTTNAYVVDGVLIDPAARTDALNAAVAADRPGDPGLEAVTVTHAHPDHVGAVADYAAATGATVVAREGHADRFAAATGTEPDETVAPGERVAGTAVRAVDTPGHAPDHLAFAAGDPDAPGRAVLCCGDLAVAEGSVAVAAPEGDLSAYLASLKRVRDAGYGRLLPGHGPPIDDPQATCQRLIDHRIDRERDVTAAIDAGATDVDAVVDGAYEKDLTGVRDLARATVVAHVEKLVAEGRVDEAWRARLADRGFD is encoded by the coding sequence ATGGCGGCCGACGACCCCGGCGACGCGGAACGGCCCCGCGACCCCGCGGTCACGCGGGTCGAGGTCCCGGTCGACACGCGCGCGCCGGGCGGGACCACGAACGCGTACGTCGTTGACGGCGTGCTGATCGACCCGGCCGCCCGGACGGACGCGCTCAACGCGGCTGTCGCGGCGGACCGTCCCGGTGATCCCGGCCTCGAGGCCGTAACGGTCACCCACGCCCACCCGGACCACGTCGGCGCGGTCGCCGACTACGCCGCCGCGACGGGGGCGACCGTCGTCGCCCGCGAGGGCCACGCGGACCGGTTCGCCGCGGCGACCGGGACCGAGCCGGACGAGACTGTCGCGCCGGGCGAGCGGGTCGCGGGCACTGCCGTCCGCGCCGTCGACACCCCGGGGCACGCGCCGGACCACCTCGCGTTCGCGGCCGGCGACCCCGACGCCCCCGGGCGCGCGGTGCTGTGCTGTGGCGACCTCGCCGTCGCCGAGGGGAGCGTCGCGGTCGCCGCGCCCGAGGGCGACCTGTCCGCGTACCTCGCGAGCCTCAAACGGGTCCGCGACGCCGGCTACGGTCGCTTGCTCCCCGGGCACGGGCCGCCGATCGACGATCCCCAGGCGACCTGTCAGCGGCTGATCGACCACCGGATCGACCGCGAGCGCGACGTGACCGCCGCGATCGACGCCGGCGCGACCGACGTCGACGCGGTCGTCGACGGCGCCTACGAAAAAGACCTCACCGGCGTGCGGGACCTCGCCCGAGCGACGGTCGTCGCGCACGTCGAGAAGCTGGTCGCGGAGGGGCGGGTCGACGAGGCGTGGCGCGCGCGGCTGGCGGACCGCGGCTTCGACTGA
- a CDS encoding radical SAM protein, translating into MTDSPASARGSLPADPNDLAVTIVDGYVDEPAHFGVPPYLSTYPRYTAGALVDAGVPESQITYHTIDELREDRSKHADVADADLMVYVGGMTVPGKYVGGTPAEPDEVRELGWTADGVTLLGGPVRFGVGEENAGAQETQRDDLDYDFVAMGDVEAAAHDLVREGLEGYGNRMRTNEEVDRWARRGAFVVEQHPNHPDYLICEMETSRGCAYRCSFCTEPLYGDPAFRAARSVVDEVDALSDRGVRHFRLGRQADILAFGGDGEAPNPDALRELYGGIREVAPDLRTLHLDNMNPVTITDYPEASREAIRVIAEHNTPGDTAAFGLESADPVVQEENNLLVTAEECLEAVRVVNEEGGWRPGDDPTTTPGDASRVTGPSTGPDASPRLPKLLPGINLVHGLTGERPETYEHNKRFLQTVYDEGLMLRRINIRQVMAFAGTEMAETGAEVAQEHKDQFQAYKREVRETIDNPMLDRVVPPGTVLPDVHLEYHQDGKTFGRQLGTYALLVAVPGERELGTSIDVAITDHGYRSVTGVPYPLDVNAASMDELTAIPGINRSTAGDVVVGRPYDSVDAVDAVAPGTVDLAAYAVAGDTDMPIPGRDRRGSGPGPAARSSLGRGD; encoded by the coding sequence ATGACCGATTCGCCCGCGTCGGCCCGGGGGTCGCTCCCGGCCGACCCGAACGACCTCGCCGTCACCATCGTCGACGGGTACGTCGACGAGCCGGCCCACTTCGGCGTCCCGCCGTACCTCTCGACGTACCCGCGGTACACGGCCGGCGCGCTCGTCGACGCGGGCGTCCCGGAGTCGCAGATCACGTATCACACCATCGACGAACTCCGCGAGGACCGCTCGAAGCACGCCGACGTGGCGGACGCGGACCTGATGGTGTACGTCGGCGGGATGACGGTGCCCGGCAAGTACGTCGGCGGCACCCCCGCGGAGCCCGACGAGGTCCGCGAACTCGGCTGGACCGCGGACGGCGTGACGCTCCTGGGGGGTCCCGTGCGGTTCGGGGTCGGCGAGGAGAACGCGGGCGCACAGGAGACGCAGCGCGACGACCTCGACTACGACTTCGTCGCGATGGGCGACGTCGAGGCCGCGGCCCACGACCTCGTCCGCGAGGGGTTAGAGGGGTACGGCAACCGGATGCGGACGAACGAGGAGGTCGACCGCTGGGCGCGGCGGGGAGCGTTCGTCGTCGAGCAGCACCCGAACCACCCCGACTACCTCATCTGCGAGATGGAGACCTCCCGCGGCTGCGCGTACCGCTGTTCCTTCTGTACGGAGCCGCTGTACGGCGACCCGGCGTTCCGCGCGGCGCGGTCGGTCGTCGACGAGGTCGACGCACTCTCGGACCGCGGGGTCAGGCACTTCCGGCTCGGGCGGCAGGCCGACATCCTCGCGTTCGGCGGCGACGGCGAGGCGCCGAACCCCGACGCGCTCCGCGAGCTGTACGGCGGGATCCGCGAGGTCGCCCCCGACCTCCGGACGCTCCACCTCGACAACATGAACCCGGTGACGATCACCGACTACCCCGAGGCGTCCCGCGAGGCGATCCGCGTCATCGCCGAGCACAACACCCCCGGCGACACGGCCGCGTTCGGGCTGGAGTCGGCCGACCCCGTGGTCCAGGAGGAGAACAACCTGCTCGTCACCGCCGAGGAGTGTCTGGAGGCGGTCCGCGTCGTCAACGAGGAGGGCGGCTGGCGCCCCGGGGACGACCCGACGACGACGCCGGGCGACGCCTCCCGCGTCACCGGTCCCTCGACCGGCCCGGACGCCTCGCCGCGGCTGCCGAAGCTGCTCCCCGGGATCAACCTCGTCCACGGGCTGACCGGCGAGCGACCGGAGACGTACGAGCACAACAAGCGCTTCCTCCAGACCGTCTACGACGAGGGGCTGATGCTCCGCCGGATCAACATCCGGCAGGTGATGGCGTTCGCCGGCACGGAGATGGCCGAGACGGGCGCCGAGGTCGCACAGGAGCACAAAGACCAGTTCCAGGCGTACAAGCGCGAGGTGCGCGAGACCATCGACAACCCGATGCTCGACCGCGTGGTCCCGCCGGGGACCGTCCTCCCGGACGTCCACCTGGAGTACCACCAGGACGGCAAGACGTTCGGGCGCCAGCTCGGCACCTACGCGCTGCTGGTCGCGGTCCCCGGCGAGCGCGAGTTAGGCACCAGCATCGACGTGGCGATCACCGACCACGGCTACCGCTCCGTGACGGGCGTCCCGTACCCGCTCGACGTGAACGCGGCGTCGATGGACGAGCTGACGGCGATCCCCGGGATCAACCGGAGCACGGCCGGGGACGTCGTGGTCGGCCGCCCGTACGACTCCGTCGACGCCGTCGACGCGGTCGCCCCGGGGACCGTCGACCTCGCCGCCTACGCGGTCGCGGGCGACACCGACATGCCGATCCCGGGCCGCGACCGACGCGGGTCCGGCCCCGGTCCGGCCGCGCGGTCGTCGCTCGGCCGCGGGGACTGA
- a CDS encoding DUF7559 family protein — translation MPSTMEVKCESDDCELDMFENHYTYDVPDDHAVEDLSCPYCGGSDLVEIEV, via the coding sequence ATGCCATCGACGATGGAGGTCAAGTGCGAGAGCGACGACTGCGAGCTGGACATGTTCGAGAACCACTACACGTACGACGTACCGGACGACCACGCCGTGGAGGACCTCTCGTGTCCGTACTGCGGGGGGAGCGACCTGGTCGAAATCGAGGTGTGA
- a CDS encoding Hsp20/alpha crystallin family protein: protein MGRLVETGRSALRSALERVGRGWGRVQERRPLSTDLLESDDAYLVVFDAPGVRGEDVDVTFLDRTVEVNLERFRDFYDGYDLVFPGRGVSLSGRVDLPRDAEVTPEGANATLTRNGTLHVEIPKRGGSSDVDVVEESD from the coding sequence GTGGGCCGACTCGTTGAGACCGGTCGCTCGGCGCTCCGGAGCGCCCTCGAACGCGTCGGTCGCGGGTGGGGGCGCGTCCAGGAGCGGCGCCCGCTCTCCACCGACCTCCTCGAGAGCGACGACGCGTACCTCGTCGTCTTCGACGCCCCCGGCGTCCGCGGCGAGGACGTCGACGTCACCTTCCTCGACCGCACCGTCGAGGTGAACCTCGAACGCTTCCGCGACTTCTACGACGGATACGACCTCGTCTTCCCCGGCCGCGGCGTCTCGCTGTCCGGGCGCGTCGACCTCCCGCGCGACGCCGAGGTGACGCCCGAGGGCGCGAACGCGACGCTCACGCGCAACGGGACGCTCCACGTCGAGATACCCAAACGCGGCGGGTCGAGCGACGTCGACGTCGTCGAAGAGAGCGACTGA
- a CDS encoding NAD(P)/FAD-dependent oxidoreductase, whose product MTEADESARSVAVVGGGTVGVTAAHDLAARGADVTLYERGDLAAESSGRAAGVLYDAYAEDVDAAVGARALERFRAFDRSLPGFSFAACPYVIAVREGDPDADAVPAMVDRMREHGREVSVVAPDALRDRFPSLRTDDLAVAAVAEGAGWTDPPSYVRALGERAAREGVAVETETAVEIGPRTDAGREIRVRGDADGGAPAAERRAFDAVVVAAGAHTRSLLADAGVSVPVVPYRVQALVARDAYDGPMVYDATADAYLRPHPDGLLAGDGTEPVPADPDDYRREADDWFREDIGAVLDERLARADSTGRSAGTGRDLGDARAWAGLCTATPDGDPVMGPVDAGAEAGPTLFVAAGWQGHGFMRAPATGETVAEGVLASLAGVAVDASDSPWIGAFDPARFDGDESFEITEGMSLSNRTDGE is encoded by the coding sequence ATGACCGAAGCAGACGAGTCCGCCCGGTCGGTCGCGGTCGTCGGCGGCGGCACGGTCGGCGTCACCGCCGCGCACGACCTCGCGGCCCGCGGCGCCGACGTGACGCTCTACGAGCGCGGGGACCTGGCGGCCGAGAGCTCCGGGCGCGCGGCCGGGGTCCTCTACGACGCCTACGCCGAGGACGTCGACGCCGCGGTCGGCGCCCGCGCGCTGGAGCGGTTCCGCGCGTTCGACCGCTCGCTGCCCGGCTTCTCCTTCGCCGCGTGCCCGTACGTCATCGCGGTCCGCGAGGGCGACCCGGACGCCGACGCCGTCCCGGCGATGGTCGACCGCATGCGCGAGCACGGCCGCGAGGTGTCGGTCGTCGCGCCCGACGCGCTCCGCGACCGCTTCCCGTCGCTCCGGACCGACGACCTCGCCGTCGCCGCGGTCGCGGAGGGCGCGGGGTGGACGGATCCCCCGAGCTACGTCCGCGCGCTCGGCGAGCGCGCCGCTCGCGAGGGCGTCGCGGTCGAGACGGAAACGGCGGTGGAAATCGGCCCGCGGACCGACGCGGGGCGCGAGATACGGGTCCGCGGCGACGCTGACGGCGGGGCACCGGCGGCCGAGCGGCGCGCGTTCGACGCGGTCGTCGTCGCGGCCGGGGCGCACACGCGCTCGCTGCTCGCGGACGCGGGCGTCTCGGTCCCGGTCGTCCCCTACCGCGTTCAGGCGCTCGTGGCCCGGGACGCCTACGACGGCCCGATGGTCTACGACGCCACCGCGGACGCGTACCTCCGCCCGCATCCGGACGGCCTGCTCGCGGGCGACGGCACCGAACCGGTCCCGGCCGATCCGGACGACTACCGTCGGGAGGCGGACGACTGGTTCCGCGAGGACATCGGGGCCGTCCTCGACGAGCGACTCGCCCGGGCCGACTCGACCGGTCGCTCGGCGGGCACCGGCCGCGACCTCGGCGACGCGCGGGCGTGGGCCGGGCTCTGTACCGCGACGCCCGACGGCGACCCGGTGATGGGGCCGGTCGACGCGGGCGCCGAGGCGGGCCCGACGCTCTTCGTCGCCGCCGGGTGGCAAGGACACGGGTTCATGCGCGCGCCGGCGACGGGCGAGACGGTCGCCGAGGGCGTGCTCGCGTCGCTCGCGGGCGTCGCGGTCGACGCGTCGGACTCGCCGTGGATCGGCGCGTTCGACCCCGCGCGGTTCGACGGCGACGAGTCCTTCGAGATCACGGAGGGGATGTCGCTGTCGAACCGGACGGACGGGGAGTAG
- a CDS encoding glutathione S-transferase family protein — protein sequence MNQLVNGEWRTDTYEATDEEGAFQRGETTFRNWIAGSDVPEHVDAEPDERFQPEAGRYHLYVSYACPWAHRTLLARSLLGLEDAISVSVVDPWRGEDGWQFSPEKDGCTRDHLRDSDYLRELYVEADPDATCRVTVPVLWDKEEETIVNNESREVLRMLSTAFADLGNGASLLPDADDDATVADVDEVITDIYEPINNGVYRAGFATSQEAYDEAIDDLFDALDRYDDHLADQRYLVGDSLTEADICMFTTLIRFDQVYHTHFMCNRQFVHQYDNLWPYLRDLYQTPGVAETVNMAHIKEHYYTTHPDVTPSGIIARGPDLDFEAEHDRERLGGEAPTPAADD from the coding sequence ATGAATCAGCTCGTGAACGGCGAGTGGCGCACGGACACCTACGAGGCGACCGACGAGGAGGGCGCGTTCCAGCGCGGCGAGACCACCTTCCGGAACTGGATCGCCGGCAGCGACGTGCCGGAGCACGTCGACGCGGAGCCGGACGAGCGCTTCCAGCCGGAGGCCGGCCGGTACCACCTGTACGTCTCGTACGCCTGCCCGTGGGCGCACCGCACGCTCCTCGCCCGGTCCCTCTTGGGCCTCGAAGACGCGATCAGCGTCTCGGTCGTCGACCCGTGGCGCGGCGAGGACGGCTGGCAGTTCAGCCCGGAGAAGGACGGCTGTACGCGGGACCACCTCCGCGACAGCGACTACCTCCGCGAGCTGTACGTCGAGGCCGACCCCGACGCCACCTGCCGAGTGACCGTCCCCGTGCTGTGGGACAAAGAAGAGGAGACCATCGTCAACAACGAGTCGCGCGAGGTCCTGCGGATGCTCTCGACCGCGTTCGCCGACCTCGGCAACGGCGCCTCGCTGCTCCCCGACGCGGACGACGACGCGACCGTCGCGGACGTCGACGAGGTGATCACGGACATCTACGAGCCGATCAACAACGGCGTCTACCGCGCCGGGTTCGCCACCTCGCAGGAGGCGTACGACGAGGCCATCGACGACCTCTTCGACGCGCTCGACCGCTACGACGATCACCTCGCCGATCAGCGGTACCTCGTCGGCGACTCCTTGACGGAGGCGGACATCTGTATGTTCACCACCCTGATCCGGTTCGATCAGGTGTACCACACCCACTTCATGTGCAACCGGCAGTTCGTCCACCAGTACGACAACCTCTGGCCGTACCTGCGCGACCTCTACCAGACGCCGGGCGTCGCCGAGACGGTGAACATGGCCCACATCAAGGAGCACTACTACACCACGCACCCCGACGTGACCCCTTCGGGCATCATCGCGCGCGGGCCCGACCTCGACTTCGAGGCCGAGCACGACCGCGAGCGGCTCGGCGGCGAGGCGCCGACGCCGGCCGCGGACGACTGA